A stretch of Physeter macrocephalus isolate SW-GA chromosome 8, ASM283717v5, whole genome shotgun sequence DNA encodes these proteins:
- the OLIG2 gene encoding oligodendrocyte transcription factor 2: MDSDASLVSSRPSSPEPDDLFLPARSKNSGGSGFTGGTVSSSTPSDCPPERSAELRGAVGAAGAHPGDKLGGGGFKSSSSSTSSSTSSAAASSTKKDKKQMTEPELQQLRLKINSRERKRMHDLNIAMDGLREVMPYAHGPSVRKLSKIATLLLARNYILMLTNSLEEMKRLVSEIYGGHHAGFHPSACGGLAHSAPLPAATAHPAAAAHAAHHPAVHHPILPPAAAAAAAAAAAAAVSSASLPGSGLSSVGSIRPPHGLLKSPSAAAAAPLGGAGGSGGGGGGFQHWGGMPCPCSMCQVPPPHHHVSAMGAGSLPRLTSDAK; this comes from the coding sequence ATGGACTCGGACGCCAGCCTGGTGTCTAGCCGCCCGTCGTCGCCAGAGCCCGATGACCTTTTCCTGCCGGCCCGGAGCAAGAACAGTGGGGGCAGCGGCTTCACGGGGGGCACCGTGTCCTCGTCCACGCCTAGCGACTGCCCGCCAGAGCGGAGCGCCGAGCTGCGAGGCGCCGTGGGCGCGGCGGGCGCGCACCCGGGGGACAAGCTGGGCGGCGGTGGCTTCAAGTCATCCTCGTCCAGCACCTCGTCGTCCACGTCGTCAGCGGCCGCGTCGTCCACTAAGAAGGACAAGAAACAGATGACTGAGCCCGAGCTGCAGCAGCTACGCCTCAAGATCAACAGCCGCGAGCGCAAGCGGATGCACGACCTCAACATCGCCATGGACGGGCTGCGCGAGGTCATGCCGTACGCGCACGGCCCGTCGGTGCGCAAGCTCTCCAAAATCGCCACGCTGCTGCTGGCGCGCAACTACATCCTCATGCTCACCAACTCGCTGGAGGAGATGAAGCGACTGGTGAGCGAGATCTACGGCGGCCACCACGCCGGCTTCCACCCGTCGGCCTGCGGCGGCCTGGCGCACTCGGCGCCCCTGCCCGCCGCCACCGCGCACCCCGCGGCCGCCGCCCACGCGGCGCACCACCCGGCGGTGCACCACCCCATCTTGCCTCCGGCCGctgcggccgccgccgccgctgcggCCGCCGCCGCGGTCTCCAGCGCCTCCCTGCCCGGCTCCGGGCTGTCGTCGGTCGGCTCCATTCGGCCCCCTCACGGCCTGCTCAAGTCTCCgtcggcggcggcggcagccccGCTGGGGGGCGCGGGCGgcagcggcgggggcggcggcggcttCCAGCACTGGGGCGGCATGCCTTGCCCCTGCAGCATGTGCCAGGTGCCGCCCCCGCACCACCACGTGTCGGCCATGGGCGCCGGCAGTCTGCCGCGCCTCACCTCCGACGCCAAGTGA